From Desulfuromonas soudanensis, the proteins below share one genomic window:
- a CDS encoding SBBP repeat-containing protein, protein MTRMTIDSKAVVLVGLLLAGLTAACGGGSGNVVPTPPVVTATSPAEGSAPVAATVAIEAFFDRRINPQTVHNGTFVVRAGGVGIPGQVLLDPLGTRVTFIPSNPLPPGTTISATLTTAIAAQDGGTLAADHDWTFFTETLSWGAGARQFGTAAFDAVRGTAMDGVGNLYLVGETGGALTADPGNGGADIFLAKYDATGTRQWLRQLGTVADDFGYAVAVDGGGSVYLAGGTGGALTASPSQGGTDIFVAKYDGGGTRQWLRQFGSAGEDAAYGLAVDGLGNLLVAGGASGVLGSDPFVGGTDLFVAKYDSLGTQAWLRQGGTLSADLAYGVAADGSGNVYAVGATQGGLDGNAGAGSDDLFLLKYDGAGIRLWTRQLGTVSSDVAYGVALDHAGSVYVAGATSGALDGNLRQGGEDAFLLKYDGSGGLLWSRQFGTVSADAARSVACDPHGQISVAGDTFGSLGELNASAGNSDLFVVRYDGEGSRRWARQIGTGGADRGYGVETDGGENAFVAGMVSGALDANPWAGGEDAVLVKYDASGNRQ, encoded by the coding sequence ATGACAAGAATGACAATTGACTCCAAGGCCGTCGTGCTCGTCGGCCTCCTGCTGGCGGGGCTGACGGCTGCCTGCGGCGGAGGGTCGGGGAACGTGGTGCCCACGCCCCCGGTGGTGACGGCGACCAGTCCGGCGGAGGGATCGGCGCCGGTGGCGGCGACCGTGGCGATCGAGGCGTTTTTTGATCGGAGGATCAATCCGCAGACGGTCCATAACGGCACCTTTGTGGTCCGCGCCGGGGGGGTCGGAATCCCCGGACAGGTCCTCCTCGATCCCCTCGGAACACGGGTGACCTTTATCCCTTCGAACCCGCTCCCTCCCGGCACCACAATCAGCGCCACCCTGACCACGGCCATTGCCGCCCAGGACGGGGGGACGCTGGCGGCCGACCACGACTGGACCTTCTTTACGGAGACCCTTTCCTGGGGTGCCGGAGCCCGCCAGTTCGGCACCGCCGCTTTTGATGCCGTTCGGGGAACGGCGATGGATGGGGTCGGCAACCTCTATCTCGTCGGCGAAACCGGTGGCGCCCTCACCGCCGACCCCGGGAACGGCGGCGCGGATATCTTCCTGGCCAAGTACGACGCGACCGGAACCCGGCAGTGGCTACGGCAACTGGGGACCGTCGCCGACGATTTCGGCTATGCCGTGGCCGTGGACGGCGGGGGGAGCGTCTATCTGGCCGGAGGGACCGGCGGGGCGCTGACCGCTTCCCCGTCGCAGGGGGGGACGGATATCTTTGTCGCCAAGTACGACGGCGGCGGAACCCGGCAGTGGCTCCGGCAGTTCGGCAGCGCCGGAGAGGATGCCGCCTACGGACTGGCCGTCGACGGTCTCGGCAACCTTCTGGTGGCGGGGGGAGCTTCCGGAGTCCTCGGCAGCGACCCCTTTGTCGGGGGGACGGATCTGTTCGTCGCCAAGTATGACAGTCTCGGAACCCAGGCGTGGCTGCGCCAGGGAGGGACTCTTTCCGCGGATCTGGCCTACGGCGTGGCCGCCGACGGAAGCGGCAACGTCTATGCCGTCGGGGCGACCCAGGGGGGCCTCGACGGCAACGCCGGAGCCGGCAGCGACGACCTCTTTCTCCTCAAATACGACGGTGCTGGAATCCGGCTGTGGACCCGGCAGCTCGGGACCGTCTCTTCCGATGTCGCCTATGGCGTGGCCCTGGACCATGCCGGGAGCGTCTACGTTGCCGGCGCCACCTCAGGAGCCCTCGACGGCAATCTTCGGCAGGGAGGGGAGGATGCCTTTCTCCTCAAGTACGACGGAAGCGGCGGACTGCTGTGGAGCCGTCAGTTCGGGACAGTTTCCGCCGATGCCGCCCGGAGTGTGGCCTGCGACCCCCACGGCCAGATCTCTGTGGCAGGGGATACCTTCGGCAGTCTCGGGGAACTCAACGCCAGCGCCGGGAATTCGGATCTCTTTGTCGTCCGCTACGATGGGGAGGGGAGTCGCCGCTGGGCCCGGCAGATCGGCACGGGCGGCGCCGACCGGGGGTACGGGGTGGAAACGGATGGGGGGGAGAACGCCTTCGTCGCCGGAATGGTCAGTGGCGCCCTCGATGCCAATCCCTGGGCCGGAGGAGAGGATGCCGTGCTCGTCAAGTACGACGCATCCGGCAACCGTCAGTGA
- a CDS encoding Hsp20/alpha crystallin family protein, with amino-acid sequence MLPIRWDPLRDLGSPLGTLHREMDELFRRTFGTALEPATEGELLMAPQVNCFTKDQTFYVEAEIPGVEKKDLDINVEGRVLTLRGERKISKETKKEEYLLRELQSGSFLRRLTLPDGVDTEKIRATYKNGVLEITMPMAKTLGGRKVLIEGAEEGTKKIH; translated from the coding sequence ATGCTACCGATACGCTGGGATCCTCTCAGGGATCTGGGCAGCCCGCTTGGAACCCTGCACAGGGAAATGGATGAGCTGTTCCGCCGTACCTTCGGAACGGCCCTTGAGCCGGCGACAGAAGGGGAGCTCCTGATGGCGCCGCAGGTCAACTGTTTTACCAAGGACCAGACCTTTTACGTCGAAGCCGAGATTCCCGGTGTCGAGAAGAAGGATCTGGACATCAACGTCGAGGGGAGAGTGCTGACGCTCCGCGGCGAGCGCAAGATCAGCAAGGAAACGAAAAAAGAGGAATATCTGCTCCGCGAATTGCAGAGCGGCTCCTTCCTGCGGCGGCTGACTCTGCCTGACGGGGTCGATACGGAGAAGATCCGTGCGACCTACAAGAACGGAGTCCTCGAAATCACCATGCCGATGGCCAAAACCCTCGGCGGCCGCAAGGTTCTCATCGAGGGGGCCGAGGAAGGAACGAAGAAGATTCACTAA
- a CDS encoding RrF2 family transcriptional regulator, with protein sequence MKLSTKSRYGLRALFDMAYHSGNLPVQIKDISRRQAISPRYLEQIFQDLKKGGLLKSKRGPQGGYSLSRKAEEITVREIILAAEGEMALVDCASESKKDKKSCEFDSHCVTQRVWSEASRRLNDYFDSVTLQDLCEEGKKLGLEKELDHRFMYFI encoded by the coding sequence ATGAAACTCTCGACAAAGAGTCGCTACGGCCTGCGGGCCCTCTTCGACATGGCCTATCACTCGGGAAACCTGCCGGTGCAGATCAAGGACATCTCCCGTCGCCAGGCCATCTCCCCCCGCTACCTCGAACAGATCTTCCAGGACCTGAAAAAGGGGGGATTGCTCAAAAGCAAGCGCGGCCCCCAGGGGGGGTACTCCCTGTCCCGAAAAGCCGAGGAGATCACCGTCCGGGAGATCATCCTCGCCGCCGAAGGGGAGATGGCCCTGGTCGACTGCGCCAGTGAAAGCAAGAAGGACAAAAAATCCTGCGAGTTCGACTCCCACTGCGTCACTCAGCGGGTCTGGAGCGAGGCGAGCCGGCGACTCAACGACTACTTCGACTCGGTCACCCTCCAGGATCTCTGCGAAGAGGGGAAAAAACTCGGGCTGGAGAAGGAACTCGACCACCGATTCATGTACTTCATCTGA
- the cysK gene encoding cysteine synthase A, which produces MPNVISTNPLGQIGNTPLVGLTRLSDPAGATVWGKLEGTNPGGSVKDRIALAMVEQAEKDGCIRPGDTIVEPTSGNTGIGLSLVCAVKGYKLILTMPDTMSLERRRLLGAYGAELVLTPGAQGMRGAIEKAEEIATAKKCFLPQQFKNPANPRIHEETTGPEILRALDGKIDAFVAGVGTGGTITGVGHVLRRHNPKIHIVAVEPADSPVLSGGEPGPHKIQGIGAGFIPDVLDTAVYNEVITVSNDDALNTARRLAREEGIFSGISSGANIFAALQVARKLGPGKNVVTMLCDTGERYLSTGIFD; this is translated from the coding sequence ATGCCGAATGTCATCAGCACCAATCCCCTCGGCCAGATCGGCAACACCCCGCTGGTCGGCCTGACCCGTCTCTCCGACCCGGCCGGCGCCACGGTCTGGGGGAAACTCGAAGGGACCAACCCCGGCGGAAGCGTCAAGGACCGTATCGCCCTGGCCATGGTCGAGCAGGCGGAAAAGGACGGCTGCATCAGGCCCGGGGACACCATCGTCGAACCGACCAGCGGCAACACCGGCATCGGCCTCTCCCTCGTCTGCGCGGTCAAGGGGTACAAACTGATCCTGACCATGCCCGACACCATGAGCCTCGAGAGGCGGCGGCTCCTCGGCGCCTACGGCGCAGAACTCGTCCTGACTCCCGGAGCCCAGGGGATGCGCGGCGCCATCGAAAAGGCCGAAGAGATCGCCACCGCCAAAAAGTGCTTCTTGCCGCAGCAGTTCAAGAATCCGGCCAATCCCCGGATCCACGAGGAAACGACCGGACCGGAGATCCTCCGGGCCCTCGACGGCAAGATCGACGCCTTCGTCGCCGGCGTCGGCACCGGCGGAACGATCACCGGGGTCGGCCACGTCCTGCGCCGTCACAACCCGAAGATCCACATCGTCGCCGTCGAACCGGCGGACTCGCCGGTCCTCTCCGGCGGCGAACCGGGGCCGCACAAGATCCAGGGGATCGGCGCCGGATTCATCCCCGATGTTCTCGACACCGCCGTCTATAATGAGGTGATCACCGTCAGCAACGACGATGCCCTGAACACCGCACGCCGCCTGGCCCGCGAGGAGGGGATCTTCTCCGGCATCTCCTCCGGCGCCAACATCTTTGCCGCCCTCCAGGTGGCCAGGAAGCTCGGCCCCGGCAAGAACGTTGTCACCATGCTCTGCGATACCGGCGAACGCTACCTTTCGACAGGGATCTTCGACTGA
- the larE gene encoding ATP-dependent sacrificial sulfur transferase LarE, whose translation MTVARKYERLQTLLKEMESAVIAFSGGVDSTFLLRVAVNVLGPEKVVALTATSPTYPEHEFEESRALAAAFGVRQVVIESNELDIPGFARNDRRRCYHCKKELFTLCRDKARELGYRAILDGSNLDDLKDFRPGREAAEELEVRSPLLEAGLTKEEIRQLSRELNLPTWDKQPFACLSSRFPYGTEITPERLVQVGRCETFLRRHRFHNYRVRYHGETARIELAPGEIPRLLDDTLRLALVEEFKGAGFTYVALDLEGYRTGSMNEVTP comes from the coding sequence ATGACCGTCGCCCGCAAATACGAACGGCTGCAGACCCTCCTGAAGGAGATGGAGTCGGCGGTGATCGCCTTCTCCGGCGGCGTCGACTCCACCTTTCTGCTGCGGGTCGCCGTGAACGTCCTCGGTCCGGAGAAGGTGGTGGCCCTCACCGCCACCTCGCCGACCTATCCCGAGCATGAGTTCGAGGAAAGCCGCGCCCTGGCCGCCGCCTTCGGCGTGCGTCAGGTGGTGATCGAGAGCAACGAACTGGACATCCCCGGCTTCGCCCGGAACGACCGCCGCCGCTGCTACCACTGCAAGAAGGAACTCTTCACCCTCTGTCGCGACAAGGCCCGGGAGCTCGGCTACAGGGCGATTCTCGACGGCTCCAACCTGGACGATCTCAAGGACTTTCGACCGGGACGGGAGGCCGCCGAAGAACTGGAGGTCCGTTCGCCGCTGCTGGAAGCCGGGCTCACCAAGGAGGAAATCCGCCAGCTTTCCCGGGAGCTGAACCTGCCGACCTGGGACAAGCAACCCTTTGCCTGCCTCTCCTCCCGCTTCCCCTACGGCACCGAGATCACCCCGGAGCGCCTGGTGCAGGTGGGGCGCTGCGAAACCTTTCTGCGCCGGCACCGCTTTCACAACTACCGGGTGCGCTACCATGGGGAAACGGCCCGCATCGAGCTGGCTCCCGGCGAGATCCCCCGCCTCCTCGACGACACCCTGCGCCTCGCCCTGGTAGAGGAATTCAAGGGGGCCGGCTTCACCTACGTCGCTCTCGACCTCGAGGGATACCGCACCGGCAGCATGAACGAAGTCACCCCCTGA
- a CDS encoding thermonuclease family protein produces MKAALLRFFLAVALLFPFVPGVLAQETSGKVLWAYDGDTIKVAGIGKVRLLGIDAPEREDSERDRYLQQQGVSTAALRRISAEALRFTIAAAKGKTVALEFDRERTDRHGRTLAYVILPDGRTLNSLLLEEGLSVVYRRFDFARKKEFLAAEATARGAGRGLWGNR; encoded by the coding sequence TTGAAAGCCGCCCTCCTTCGCTTTTTTCTCGCCGTCGCCCTCCTCTTCCCCTTCGTTCCAGGCGTATTGGCCCAGGAAACATCCGGCAAGGTCCTTTGGGCCTACGACGGCGATACCATCAAGGTCGCCGGAATCGGCAAGGTGCGCCTGCTCGGCATCGACGCCCCCGAGCGGGAGGATTCGGAGCGGGATCGCTACCTGCAGCAGCAGGGGGTATCCACCGCGGCCCTGCGCCGGATCTCCGCCGAGGCCCTGCGTTTCACCATCGCCGCCGCCAAGGGGAAGACCGTAGCCCTGGAATTCGATAGGGAGAGGACGGACCGCCACGGCCGCACCCTCGCCTACGTCATCCTCCCCGACGGACGCACTCTCAATTCCCTCCTTCTCGAGGAGGGACTGTCGGTGGTCTACCGCCGCTTCGACTTCGCCCGCAAAAAAGAGTTCCTCGCCGCCGAAGCGACAGCCCGCGGGGCCGGCCGGGGGCTCTGGGGCAACAGGTAA
- a CDS encoding MipA/OmpV family protein — protein MGAGVISNTSPYREAKSWNVQPVPAISYIGDRIQVFGLTVNCGLLEWSDFALAATASYRFGVYREEDSSYLQGMGNRKDTVLGGLALQYELPEGFNLSAGYEHDILGRTGGGIGRLGLKKAFQLNLLTISPKISMNWLTDELADYEYGVSAVQIRADRPAYHPGDAVNLELGVTLFRELYKNWQIILGSSIVFLPSNLKDSPIVDQSQVINLFTAVTRRF, from the coding sequence TTGGGAGCAGGTGTTATCTCAAACACGAGTCCATACCGTGAGGCCAAAAGCTGGAATGTTCAGCCCGTTCCGGCGATCAGTTATATCGGTGACCGAATACAGGTTTTTGGTTTGACTGTTAATTGTGGACTTCTGGAGTGGAGTGATTTCGCGCTGGCAGCGACTGCAAGTTACCGATTCGGGGTCTATCGCGAGGAAGACAGCTCCTACCTCCAGGGTATGGGAAACCGAAAGGACACCGTTTTGGGAGGGCTGGCATTGCAGTATGAATTGCCCGAGGGGTTCAACCTTTCTGCCGGTTACGAGCATGATATCCTTGGCCGAACTGGCGGGGGAATAGGTCGTTTAGGTTTGAAAAAGGCCTTTCAGCTAAACTTGCTGACGATTTCACCGAAAATTTCAATGAACTGGCTTACCGATGAACTGGCCGATTACGAATACGGAGTGTCTGCGGTTCAAATCCGTGCGGACCGCCCTGCTTATCATCCCGGTGATGCAGTGAATCTCGAATTAGGAGTTACCCTGTTTCGCGAACTTTATAAGAATTGGCAAATCATTCTTGGTAGCAGTATTGTTTTCTTACCCTCGAATCTAAAGGACAGTCCGATTGTTGATCAGTCGCAAGTCATCAATTTATTCACAGCCGTCACCCGAAGGTTCTGA
- a CDS encoding SulP family inorganic anion transporter encodes MKSELSQAPPASFTSPVLAAEILQNIIIGLTVSFVALSLGAALGILSGRGAFVGMFSAGIIAFVCSLLGGTRIQCSGPTAPMGALTATVVSFAYENPPAALSGYNPDHFITLVLLLTGALLMLMAVLRLGKFISLVPNVVISGFMSGIALLIWIGQSQTIFGLGGKRAMEGPIVLNVLVTLSTVALIFLLPGLLRKRVPGLAHYLPATLVAIVLMTLLANGLSLPIAHVSLDGHLGSFADLQSLIHSQWPASWSLALIVAAAPFAIQLSLLCYLDTLLTSLVIDKMTGEPTRQDRELVAQGVANASVALIGGIPGAQATIRSVLLVKENATLRLAGVAAGIFVLVEMILFQDAINLIPKAVFAGVLFKVGYDVFDFRPLRIYCKELTRYRARLITDFFNRHDEEPIFVSNREMLLILGTAAVTIAWNLNVAVAGFTALFYLHNRLLCRGNPIRDLIPAAETEGIFRED; translated from the coding sequence ATGAAAAGCGAACTGTCTCAAGCCCCCCCGGCCAGCTTCACCTCCCCTGTACTGGCGGCGGAAATCCTGCAGAACATCATTATCGGACTGACCGTGAGCTTCGTTGCCCTCAGTCTCGGGGCGGCCCTCGGCATCCTCTCCGGACGGGGAGCCTTCGTCGGCATGTTCTCCGCCGGGATCATCGCCTTCGTCTGCTCCCTTCTCGGCGGCACCCGCATCCAGTGCTCCGGCCCCACGGCGCCGATGGGGGCGCTCACGGCCACCGTCGTCTCCTTCGCCTACGAGAACCCCCCGGCGGCCCTCTCCGGCTACAACCCCGACCACTTCATCACCCTGGTCCTCCTCCTCACCGGCGCGCTCCTGATGCTCATGGCGGTTCTGCGCCTGGGGAAATTCATCAGTCTGGTCCCCAACGTGGTCATCTCGGGATTTATGAGCGGCATCGCCCTGCTGATCTGGATCGGCCAGAGTCAAACCATCTTCGGCCTCGGCGGTAAACGCGCCATGGAAGGGCCGATCGTTCTCAACGTCCTCGTCACCCTGTCCACCGTCGCATTGATCTTCCTCCTCCCCGGTCTCCTCAGAAAACGGGTCCCGGGCCTGGCTCACTACCTCCCCGCAACCCTCGTCGCCATCGTCCTGATGACACTGCTGGCCAACGGGCTCAGCCTCCCCATCGCCCATGTCTCCCTCGACGGGCACCTTGGCAGCTTCGCCGACCTTCAGTCCCTGATCCACAGCCAGTGGCCCGCCTCCTGGTCGCTGGCGCTGATCGTTGCCGCCGCGCCCTTCGCCATCCAGCTCAGCCTTCTCTGCTATCTCGATACCCTCCTGACCTCCCTCGTGATCGACAAGATGACCGGCGAGCCGACCCGCCAGGACCGGGAACTGGTGGCCCAGGGGGTCGCCAACGCCTCCGTGGCGCTCATCGGCGGCATTCCCGGCGCCCAGGCCACCATCCGCTCCGTCCTCCTGGTGAAGGAAAACGCCACCCTGCGCCTGGCCGGGGTCGCCGCCGGGATCTTCGTCCTCGTCGAGATGATTCTCTTCCAGGACGCCATCAATCTGATCCCCAAGGCCGTTTTTGCCGGGGTGCTGTTCAAGGTCGGCTACGATGTTTTCGACTTTCGCCCCCTGCGCATCTACTGCAAGGAACTGACCCGTTACCGGGCCCGGCTGATCACCGACTTCTTCAACCGCCACGACGAGGAGCCGATCTTCGTCAGCAACCGCGAGATGCTGCTCATTCTCGGCACCGCAGCGGTCACCATCGCCTGGAACCTCAATGTGGCCGTCGCCGGTTTTACCGCCCTCTTCTATCTGCACAACCGCCTGCTGTGCCGCGGCAACCCGATCCGCGACCTGATCCCCGCCGCGGAGACCGAAGGTATTTTCCGGGAGGATTGA
- the lysA gene encoding diaminopimelate decarboxylase has product MPMSESFKSRLFPAVEEIAAHFGTPFHLYDEAGIRATGEELKKAFAGIEGYREYYAVKALPNRRILQLMKEMGFGFDCSSIPELILARELGATAEDIMFTSNNTSDEEFAFAAADGGCILNLDDITLIDKVPAPFPDLICFRYNPGPRRTGNLIIGNPVEAKYGISHEQVVEAYRRAQKRGARRFGLHTMVASNERDYTYMVETARMVLSLAETVEDALGIRFEFVNIGGGFGIPYKPEDHGLDLPAMSAEIGALFAAFRAKHGYAPKMYMESGRFMTGPHGVLVTRAINHKDIYRKYVGVDACMSALMRPALYGSYHHIDVIGKEQSPKTEVYDVVGSLCENNDKFAVQRELPKVDEGDLLVIHDTGAHGHAMGFQYNGRLRPMELLLRTDGSVEMIRRAETVEDYFATYNFSPDRFTPAQS; this is encoded by the coding sequence ATGCCCATGTCCGAATCCTTCAAGAGCCGCCTCTTTCCCGCCGTCGAAGAGATCGCCGCCCATTTCGGCACCCCCTTCCACCTCTACGACGAAGCCGGAATCCGCGCTACCGGCGAGGAGCTGAAGAAGGCCTTCGCCGGAATCGAAGGATACCGTGAATATTACGCCGTCAAGGCCCTCCCCAACCGGCGCATCCTCCAGCTGATGAAGGAGATGGGGTTCGGGTTCGACTGCTCCTCGATCCCCGAGCTGATCCTGGCGCGCGAGCTCGGCGCCACGGCCGAGGACATCATGTTTACCTCCAACAACACCAGCGACGAGGAGTTCGCCTTCGCCGCCGCCGACGGCGGCTGCATCCTCAACCTCGATGACATCACCCTCATCGACAAGGTCCCGGCCCCCTTCCCCGACCTGATCTGCTTTCGCTACAATCCCGGGCCGCGCCGCACCGGCAATTTGATCATCGGCAACCCGGTGGAGGCCAAGTACGGCATCAGCCACGAGCAGGTGGTCGAAGCCTACCGCAGGGCGCAGAAACGCGGCGCCCGCCGCTTCGGACTGCACACCATGGTCGCCTCCAACGAGCGCGACTACACCTACATGGTGGAGACGGCGCGCATGGTCCTCTCCCTGGCGGAGACGGTGGAGGACGCCCTCGGCATCCGTTTTGAATTCGTCAATATCGGCGGCGGCTTCGGCATCCCCTACAAGCCGGAAGACCACGGGCTCGACCTTCCCGCCATGTCCGCCGAGATCGGCGCCCTCTTCGCCGCCTTCCGCGCCAAACACGGCTATGCCCCGAAGATGTACATGGAAAGCGGACGCTTCATGACCGGACCCCACGGCGTCCTGGTGACGAGGGCCATCAACCACAAGGACATCTATCGCAAGTACGTCGGCGTCGACGCCTGCATGTCGGCGCTGATGCGCCCGGCCCTTTACGGCTCCTACCACCACATCGACGTCATCGGCAAGGAGCAGTCGCCCAAAACCGAGGTGTACGACGTGGTCGGCTCCCTGTGCGAGAACAACGACAAGTTCGCCGTGCAGCGCGAGCTGCCGAAAGTCGACGAGGGGGACCTGCTGGTGATCCACGACACCGGGGCCCACGGCCACGCCATGGGGTTCCAGTACAACGGACGGCTGCGCCCGATGGAACTCCTCCTGCGCACCGACGGCAGCGTCGAGATGATCCGCCGCGCCGAAACGGTGGAGGACTATTTTGCCACCTACAACTTCTCCCCCGACCGCTTCACACCGGCCCAGTCCTAA
- a CDS encoding DUF1847 domain-containing protein: MSDPRDKETPLSCASCSAVWQKQGATSCWSGPESSLPRPGYCPSEREEEVIADAFALYSGDSEDARLARVAAEVEGLCYQPIPGSDAVNARWTRVEDTIALAKLMGYQKIGIATCIGLLEETNRLSAILEAQGFEPLSVCCKAGSIDKLALGISESYKVRPGTFEPACNPIAQAELLNKAGSDMNIIVGLCVGHDMLFAKHSRAPVTTLVVKDRVTGHNPAAVLYGQNFYYKRLQKQPLVIPERDKS, encoded by the coding sequence ATGAGCGATCCCCGCGACAAAGAGACACCCCTGAGCTGCGCCAGCTGCAGCGCCGTCTGGCAGAAACAGGGAGCGACCAGCTGCTGGAGCGGACCGGAGAGTTCCCTCCCCCGCCCCGGCTACTGCCCCTCCGAGCGCGAAGAAGAGGTGATCGCCGACGCCTTTGCCCTCTACAGCGGCGACAGCGAGGATGCCCGCCTCGCCCGGGTCGCCGCCGAGGTCGAAGGGCTCTGCTACCAGCCGATCCCCGGTTCGGATGCGGTCAACGCCCGCTGGACCCGGGTCGAGGACACCATCGCCCTGGCCAAACTGATGGGATACCAGAAGATCGGCATCGCCACCTGCATCGGCCTCCTCGAAGAGACCAACCGCCTCTCGGCCATTCTCGAAGCCCAGGGCTTCGAGCCCCTCTCGGTCTGCTGCAAGGCCGGGAGCATCGACAAGCTCGCCCTCGGGATCAGCGAAAGTTACAAGGTCCGCCCCGGCACCTTCGAGCCGGCCTGCAACCCCATCGCCCAGGCCGAACTCCTCAACAAGGCCGGCAGCGACATGAACATCATCGTCGGCCTCTGCGTCGGCCACGACATGCTCTTCGCCAAACATTCCCGGGCGCCGGTGACGACCCTGGTGGTCAAGGACCGGGTCACCGGCCACAATCCGGCGGCGGTTCTCTACGGCCAGAATTTCTATTACAAACGGCTGCAGAAACAGCCGCTGGTGATTCCGGAACGGGACAAAAGCTAG
- a CDS encoding DUF1015 domain-containing protein has product MNFDRIALRVPTILLPAEGVDMTRWAVIACDQYTSDPDYWAKVREVVDGAPSTLELIFPEIFLEEEESAERIAGINAAMDRYLAEGILQPLPPGFVLVDRQTAHAPSRKGLMVALDLEAYDYGAASTSLIRATEGTILDRLPPRIRVREKASLELPHIMVLIDDPERTVIEPLFDKEHPMAYDFPLMLGGGRLRGWRVEDEGSIAGVASALAALAEPAAFRKKYALQDQAPVLYAMGDGNHSFATAKAIWEKLKREAADSTAIMDHPARWALVELVNIHDPGLEFEPIHRVVFDVDFSKLARMMTGFFAAAGSSCRILEVANRAALDAALQAEKGETRHLLPLVAEGHFALAVIENPTLQLTVATLQGFLDAYLAETAGARIDYIHGEGSVTALGSRPGNVGFYLPALSKHELFKTIILDGALPRKTFSMGEADEKRFYLECRRIGR; this is encoded by the coding sequence ATGAATTTCGACCGGATCGCTCTTCGAGTCCCCACCATCCTCCTCCCCGCCGAAGGGGTCGACATGACCCGCTGGGCGGTGATCGCCTGCGACCAGTACACCTCCGATCCCGATTACTGGGCAAAGGTCCGGGAGGTGGTCGACGGCGCCCCCTCGACTCTGGAGCTGATCTTCCCCGAAATTTTCCTCGAGGAGGAGGAGAGCGCCGAGCGCATCGCCGGCATCAACGCCGCCATGGACCGCTATCTGGCCGAAGGAATCCTCCAGCCCCTCCCCCCCGGCTTCGTCCTTGTCGACCGCCAGACCGCCCACGCCCCCTCGCGCAAGGGGCTGATGGTCGCCCTCGACCTCGAGGCCTACGACTACGGCGCCGCCTCCACCTCCCTGATCCGCGCCACCGAGGGGACGATCCTCGACCGCCTGCCGCCGCGGATCCGGGTGCGGGAGAAGGCGAGCCTCGAGCTGCCGCACATCATGGTCCTCATCGACGACCCGGAGCGCACCGTCATCGAGCCCCTCTTTGACAAGGAGCACCCGATGGCCTACGACTTTCCCCTGATGCTCGGCGGCGGACGCCTCCGCGGCTGGCGCGTCGAGGACGAGGGGAGCATCGCCGGGGTGGCATCGGCCCTGGCGGCCCTCGCGGAGCCGGCGGCCTTCCGAAAGAAATACGCCCTGCAGGACCAGGCGCCGGTCCTCTACGCCATGGGGGACGGCAACCACTCCTTTGCCACCGCCAAGGCGATCTGGGAGAAGCTCAAGAGGGAAGCGGCCGATTCGACGGCGATCATGGATCACCCGGCCCGCTGGGCGCTGGTGGAGCTGGTCAACATCCACGACCCGGGGCTGGAGTTCGAGCCGATCCACCGCGTCGTCTTCGACGTCGACTTCTCCAAACTGGCCCGGATGATGACGGGATTTTTTGCCGCCGCCGGCTCCTCCTGCCGCATCCTCGAAGTCGCGAACCGCGCCGCCCTCGACGCCGCCTTGCAGGCCGAGAAAGGAGAAACCCGCCATCTCCTCCCCCTGGTCGCCGAGGGGCACTTCGCGCTGGCGGTGATCGAGAATCCCACCCTTCAGCTGACGGTTGCCACTCTGCAGGGTTTTCTCGACGCCTACCTCGCCGAGACGGCCGGGGCCCGCATCGACTACATCCACGGCGAGGGGAGCGTCACCGCCCTCGGCTCCCGCCCGGGGAACGTCGGCTTCTACCTCCCGGCCCTCTCCAAGCATGAACTCTTCAAAACCATCATCCTCGACGGCGCCCTCCCCCGCAAGACCTTCTCCATGGGAGAAGCGGACGAGAAACGCTTCTACCTCGAGTGCCGCCGCATCGGCCGCTGA